The proteins below come from a single Chryseobacterium bernardetii genomic window:
- a CDS encoding TonB-dependent receptor, with product MRKVKIVLGLLFLGLGTMAYAQTTQASITGKVTGPGSTAQEKVKVTIINESTGFRTETETNSKGEYIFKEIPLGGPYTVIVNDDKKEGYNVNFGDQVTVNMDLGGEKHIEEVKITGNLKNKIGNLGAATAISAKNIGILPVNGRNFNNLTELSPLSGKGGNLSGQLGSSTNFTIDGMTAKNPTSAGATTSRSGAPFSISIEAVREFKITTNQYDVTLGRSGGGTVSAVTKSGTNKFSGSAWEYLRANWLSSPYDIRGNKRQNDFSTSQFGFSLGGPIIKNKLHFFVAWDHQLDSRPLIIADIRSKEDEKRFNTTTETLNKFLDIARAKYGVGNTPQFGSFDKVRNSDAAFLRLDWQINEKHLLTLRNNFTYDLNKNGLGDNTNINFFESYGNDKNLDNSLLLTLRSNLKSNVTNELKAQYLYTFQNSYQNDELGRPVPRAIVEGVASSAGSTNIQIGGHRFAQESFKNNVFQIVDNLYYNTDKVKYTFGADLMYTTSKSVYGSEVNGRFHFKEDPVKKLSSLDNFNNLTPYRFYREVPLMDDPSVRSNIWNIGIYGQFQTKIAKGLDLMAGLRLDYGGYPKAELNQKLLDEMGIRTDNKIKSFVIQPRFQFEWNINEQNKDFLKFGAGIFSSDINNYMIINNLVFDGKHLATVDVDPATVGLTPDFNSYRNNYGTVPTLAKEQIPTINYTGKDAKIPIVYKANISYTHFFNDRFRAGLAAYMALGRNNYYYYDRNMVANPFFTLDNEGGRGVFVPTSAIDGAKIDWKKGRINNNFGRVLELVSDGKVNQFSFVVDTSYRYWKDGEITASYTWSDIKDNTSYNGNVANSATLSTMVQGDPRDLRMTYSDNQFRNKVVIYGNSPTIAGFTLGIRYSGIGGTRFSMTAGGNINGDFVDSNDLAYIFPNIAQSILDDPNVGKALKDYVNEYNGKIAERNGGKNGFYGVWDLRIAKKIKFDKVGAFELSVDIFNVANLLNKEWGVNESYGNTAMYKIKSFDPVKKQFEYTKNISGSGLAPLSGNPYQIQIGAKYSF from the coding sequence ATGAGAAAAGTAAAGATTGTACTGGGGTTATTGTTTTTAGGGTTGGGAACAATGGCGTATGCACAGACTACGCAGGCTTCCATCACAGGAAAAGTAACCGGGCCGGGAAGTACGGCTCAGGAAAAAGTGAAAGTTACCATTATTAATGAATCTACAGGATTCAGAACGGAAACAGAAACGAACTCAAAAGGAGAATATATCTTTAAAGAAATTCCTTTGGGAGGGCCTTATACGGTAATTGTAAACGACGATAAAAAAGAAGGTTATAACGTAAACTTTGGAGATCAGGTAACCGTTAACATGGATTTGGGTGGCGAGAAGCATATTGAAGAAGTAAAAATTACCGGAAATCTTAAAAACAAAATCGGAAACCTGGGGGCTGCAACTGCAATCTCTGCCAAAAATATCGGAATACTTCCGGTAAATGGAAGAAACTTTAACAATCTTACAGAGCTGTCACCTTTAAGCGGAAAAGGAGGAAATCTTTCCGGACAGTTAGGTTCTTCTACAAACTTTACTATTGACGGGATGACTGCTAAAAACCCAACTTCTGCCGGAGCAACTACCAGCCGAAGTGGTGCCCCTTTCTCTATTTCTATTGAAGCCGTACGTGAATTCAAAATCACCACCAACCAATATGATGTTACCTTGGGAAGAAGTGGTGGCGGAACGGTAAGCGCTGTTACGAAATCAGGTACCAATAAATTTTCCGGAAGTGCATGGGAATATTTAAGAGCCAACTGGCTTTCCAGCCCTTATGACATTAGAGGAAATAAAAGACAGAATGATTTCTCCACTTCTCAGTTCGGATTTTCTTTGGGAGGGCCAATTATTAAAAATAAGCTTCATTTCTTCGTAGCATGGGATCATCAGTTAGATTCAAGACCTTTAATTATTGCTGATATCAGGTCTAAGGAAGATGAAAAAAGATTTAATACCACAACGGAAACACTTAATAAGTTTTTAGATATTGCAAGAGCCAAATATGGAGTAGGAAATACTCCTCAATTTGGTAGTTTTGATAAAGTAAGAAATTCTGATGCCGCATTCTTACGTTTAGACTGGCAGATCAATGAAAAACATTTATTGACCTTAAGAAACAATTTTACCTATGATCTTAATAAAAATGGGCTAGGTGATAATACCAATATCAATTTTTTTGAATCTTACGGGAATGATAAGAACCTTGACAACAGTTTGTTACTGACATTAAGATCAAATCTTAAATCTAATGTAACCAATGAATTGAAAGCCCAGTATTTATACACCTTCCAGAACAGTTATCAGAATGATGAATTAGGAAGACCTGTACCAAGAGCTATTGTTGAAGGCGTAGCATCAAGTGCCGGATCTACTAATATCCAGATCGGAGGACACCGCTTTGCCCAGGAAAGCTTTAAAAATAATGTATTCCAGATTGTAGATAACCTGTATTACAATACAGATAAGGTGAAATATACTTTTGGTGCAGATTTGATGTATACTACTTCAAAATCGGTTTACGGAAGTGAAGTTAACGGAAGGTTTCACTTCAAGGAAGATCCTGTAAAAAAGCTAAGCAGTCTTGATAATTTTAATAACCTTACTCCTTACAGATTTTACAGGGAAGTTCCTTTAATGGATGATCCGTCAGTAAGGTCTAATATCTGGAACATCGGTATTTACGGACAGTTCCAGACTAAGATTGCAAAAGGATTAGATTTGATGGCTGGTTTAAGATTAGACTACGGTGGTTATCCAAAAGCGGAGCTCAACCAGAAATTACTTGATGAAATGGGAATCAGAACAGATAATAAGATCAAGTCTTTTGTGATTCAGCCGAGATTCCAGTTTGAATGGAATATCAATGAGCAGAATAAAGATTTCCTGAAGTTTGGGGCTGGGATATTCTCTTCGGATATCAACAATTATATGATCATCAACAATCTGGTGTTTGACGGAAAGCATTTGGCTACAGTAGATGTAGATCCTGCAACAGTTGGTCTCACACCGGATTTCAACAGTTACAGAAATAATTACGGTACAGTTCCTACACTTGCTAAAGAGCAGATTCCTACAATTAACTATACCGGTAAAGATGCTAAGATTCCAATCGTTTACAAGGCGAATATTTCTTATACACACTTCTTTAATGACAGGTTCAGAGCCGGATTGGCAGCTTATATGGCGCTGGGGAGAAATAACTACTATTACTACGACAGAAACATGGTAGCTAACCCGTTCTTTACATTGGATAATGAAGGCGGAAGAGGAGTATTTGTTCCTACTTCAGCAATAGACGGTGCAAAAATCGACTGGAAAAAGGGAAGAATCAATAATAATTTCGGAAGAGTGCTGGAGCTGGTAAGTGATGGTAAAGTAAATCAGTTCTCATTTGTAGTGGATACCAGCTACCGTTACTGGAAAGACGGGGAAATCACAGCAAGTTATACCTGGTCTGATATTAAAGACAATACTTCATACAACGGAAATGTAGCGAATTCTGCAACACTGTCCACAATGGTGCAGGGAGATCCGAGAGACCTGAGAATGACCTATTCTGACAACCAGTTCCGTAATAAAGTGGTTATTTATGGTAATTCACCAACTATTGCAGGGTTTACATTAGGAATCAGGTATTCAGGAATTGGGGGAACGCGTTTCTCTATGACGGCAGGGGGAAATATTAATGGCGATTTTGTAGACAGCAATGATCTTGCTTATATTTTCCCTAATATAGCGCAATCTATTCTGGATGATCCTAATGTAGGAAAAGCACTGAAAGATTATGTGAATGAATACAACGGGAAAATTGCAGAACGTAACGGAGGGAAGAACGGATTCTATGGAGTTTGGGATTTACGTATTGCTAAAAAAATAAAATTTGATAAAGTGGGGGCCTTTGAACTTTCTGTAGATATCTTCAATGTGGCGAACCTGCTTAATAAAGAATGGGGAGTAAATGAATCGTATGGAAATACTGCTATGTACAAGATTAAAAGTTTTGATCCTGTGAAAAAACAGTTTGAGTATACGAAAAACATCAGTGGCAGCGGTTTGGCACCTTTATCAGGAAACCCTTACCAGATTCAGATTGGAGCGAAGTACAGTTTTTAA
- a CDS encoding glycerophosphodiester phosphodiesterase, which yields MKNFILGLAVLSTVLMKAQTQIIAHRGYFQAQPPTTENSIASLENAQKLKVYGSEFDVRMTKDGVLVINHDEHHGKMEISETSFKELEALKLSNGEKFPTLKDYLKQGKKDSFVKLIVEIKPAKTPEIEKEITQKTIKMIKDMKLESQSEFISFSLNICKEIKKLAPSFKVQYLNGELSPEQIKKEGLDGMDYHYSVFQKNPTWIAEAKALGLITNSWTVNDVAVYDELKKQGIGFVTTNIPEQLKNK from the coding sequence ATGAAAAATTTTATCTTAGGGTTAGCAGTTTTAAGTACAGTTTTGATGAAAGCACAAACCCAGATCATTGCCCATAGAGGATATTTCCAGGCTCAGCCTCCAACAACGGAAAACTCCATTGCATCATTAGAAAATGCTCAGAAATTAAAAGTTTACGGCTCTGAATTTGATGTAAGAATGACAAAAGACGGAGTATTGGTCATTAATCACGATGAGCACCACGGTAAAATGGAAATCTCTGAAACATCGTTCAAGGAATTGGAAGCTTTGAAATTATCAAACGGAGAAAAATTCCCTACTTTAAAAGATTATTTAAAACAAGGGAAAAAAGATAGTTTTGTAAAACTGATTGTAGAGATCAAACCTGCGAAAACTCCGGAGATCGAAAAGGAGATTACTCAGAAGACGATCAAAATGATTAAGGATATGAAACTGGAATCCCAGAGTGAATTCATTTCTTTCAGTCTGAATATCTGCAAAGAGATCAAAAAGCTCGCCCCATCATTTAAAGTTCAGTACCTGAACGGGGAATTATCACCGGAACAGATCAAAAAAGAAGGATTGGATGGAATGGATTATCATTACAGTGTTTTCCAGAAAAACCCAACCTGGATTGCAGAAGCAAAAGCTTTAGGGCTTATTACCAATTCATGGACGGTAAATGATGTTGCTGTATATGATGAGCTGAAAAAGCAGGGAATAGGATTTGTAACTACAAACATTCCTGAGCAGCTGAAAAATAAATAA
- a CDS encoding SusC/RagA family TonB-linked outer membrane protein, which produces MRKETQKLLVLSLLGLFSASLTAQQKAKKDTIKGLDEVVVTALGIKRHDKSLGYSTQTVNSEEILRTQNNNWAQALEGKVAGLKIQTAGAGPLGTSRITLRGDISMNMGNNDALIVVDGVPLSGKKTGTGTAAYGAGSGGDLPIDYGDSFNSINPDDIESISILKGPTASALYGSRGSRGAIMITTKSGKSRKGKVQVAFNSYSSYDSVLKWPDYQYEYGQGTQLKDKNGNYYYSYGASADGVNTGSTSSAFGPKFAGQYYFQYDPNVEGQSLERQLWRPYKNNIKDFWQVGSNYSNSLSIEHSNETTAFRTSLSYLKNEWMMPNTGLNRFNAALSLDHKLNSRLKIGTKINFSQTKSDNLPATGYNNQSISYFMIFQNPNVDLAWYRPIWKKEQEQIDQIHPFSSYIDNPYLIAYENLNGTNKKTITGNINISYQLAKNLDVAYKTGLEWNNEFRTQRRPWSSANYAKGYYREQYIRYMDLNNDVLFTYKNKFGNFGLTASAGGNIRYHEYTMNDYRGNGLNKAGLYQLSNAIQVEYKLPKPNDNQVNSVYALANFSYKDMIFLDVTARNDWSSTLPAHNRSYFYPSVSSSFILSDIFKLKSDNLNFWKLRLSWSKVGNDTYTYMLDKYYENSAFVGSVESPLLYPNPNLKPEMITNIEGGMDFTLLKNRLTFNFTAYQNNSKDQSIIIPMLLETGYNKRIINAGELRNRGIEMTLNAYPIKNKNFSWNVSANWSMNRNKILSLPEEYQGKPYTMGSVGGVVFYDAVVGGSLGDMYGAGLLYSPDGQVIYDAKDGLTAKSTEMKKIGNAYPKWRAGLQNEFRYKNITVSFSFDGQYKGIAYSQSHHKMSEQGKLTHTLVGRDNPGGLIVGQGVIQNPDGTFSPNTKGVSVSSYYGDYYRRANVETNSFDTSFLKLRDARISYSFPKSIVEPLKLTDITLAVFGRNLWMWTKFPLFDPEAATLDDSTITPGIEMGQLPQARTIGFQLNVKF; this is translated from the coding sequence ATGCGTAAAGAGACACAAAAGTTGTTGGTTTTGTCGCTGTTAGGATTATTCAGCGCCAGTCTGACGGCTCAGCAGAAAGCTAAAAAAGACACTATTAAAGGACTCGATGAGGTAGTGGTAACTGCTTTGGGAATCAAAAGGCACGATAAGTCTTTAGGATACTCTACCCAGACTGTTAACTCTGAGGAAATTTTAAGAACTCAGAATAACAACTGGGCACAGGCTCTGGAAGGTAAAGTAGCCGGATTAAAGATTCAGACTGCGGGTGCAGGACCTTTGGGTACAAGCCGTATCACACTTCGTGGAGACATCTCCATGAATATGGGGAATAATGATGCTTTGATTGTTGTGGATGGCGTTCCTTTGAGTGGAAAAAAAACGGGTACCGGAACGGCAGCTTACGGTGCAGGTTCGGGAGGTGACCTTCCTATTGATTACGGAGACAGTTTCAACAGCATCAATCCTGATGATATTGAATCCATCTCTATCCTTAAAGGGCCTACTGCGTCAGCGCTGTACGGTTCACGGGGTTCAAGAGGAGCCATTATGATTACTACAAAATCAGGAAAAAGCAGAAAAGGAAAAGTTCAGGTTGCCTTTAACTCCTATTCAAGCTATGATTCTGTATTAAAATGGCCGGATTATCAGTATGAGTACGGGCAGGGAACTCAGCTGAAAGATAAAAACGGAAACTATTACTATTCTTACGGAGCTTCTGCCGACGGAGTAAACACCGGTTCTACGAGCAGCGCCTTCGGGCCCAAGTTTGCCGGGCAGTATTACTTCCAGTACGATCCAAACGTAGAAGGGCAGAGCCTGGAAAGGCAGCTTTGGAGACCCTATAAAAATAATATCAAAGACTTCTGGCAGGTAGGATCCAATTATTCAAACAGCCTGTCTATAGAGCATTCCAATGAAACCACAGCTTTCAGAACATCACTCAGCTACCTGAAAAATGAATGGATGATGCCCAATACAGGATTAAACAGATTCAATGCCGCTTTATCCTTAGATCATAAACTGAACAGCAGGTTGAAAATAGGAACTAAAATTAACTTTAGCCAGACAAAAAGTGATAATCTTCCGGCAACGGGTTATAACAATCAATCGATTTCCTATTTCATGATTTTCCAGAATCCCAACGTAGATCTTGCCTGGTACAGACCTATCTGGAAGAAAGAGCAGGAGCAGATAGATCAGATTCATCCTTTCAGCTCTTATATTGACAATCCTTACCTGATTGCTTATGAAAACCTGAATGGAACCAATAAAAAAACAATTACGGGGAATATCAATATCAGTTACCAACTGGCCAAGAACCTTGATGTAGCCTATAAAACCGGGTTGGAATGGAACAATGAGTTCCGTACCCAAAGAAGGCCATGGAGCTCTGCCAATTATGCAAAAGGATATTACAGGGAACAGTATATCAGATACATGGATCTGAATAATGATGTTTTATTCACCTATAAAAATAAATTCGGAAACTTTGGGCTCACAGCTTCAGCCGGAGGAAACATCAGGTATCATGAATATACCATGAATGATTACAGAGGAAACGGATTAAATAAAGCAGGCCTTTACCAGCTTTCAAATGCCATCCAGGTAGAATATAAGCTGCCAAAACCTAATGATAACCAGGTAAACAGTGTATATGCTTTGGCCAACTTCAGCTATAAGGATATGATCTTTCTGGATGTGACAGCAAGAAATGACTGGAGCAGTACACTTCCGGCCCACAACAGGTCTTATTTTTATCCGTCTGTATCATCATCTTTCATATTATCAGATATCTTTAAATTAAAATCAGATAATTTAAATTTCTGGAAACTGAGATTATCATGGTCTAAAGTAGGAAACGATACCTATACCTACATGCTTGACAAATACTATGAAAACAGTGCCTTTGTAGGTTCAGTAGAATCTCCGTTACTGTATCCGAACCCGAATCTGAAACCGGAAATGATCACCAATATTGAAGGAGGTATGGATTTTACCCTTCTGAAAAACAGATTGACATTCAACTTTACGGCCTATCAGAATAACTCTAAGGATCAGTCAATTATCATTCCGATGCTGCTTGAGACAGGATATAATAAAAGAATTATCAACGCAGGTGAGCTGAGAAACAGAGGGATTGAAATGACTTTAAATGCATATCCCATCAAGAATAAAAACTTCTCTTGGAATGTGAGCGCCAACTGGTCTATGAACCGGAATAAGATACTTTCTCTGCCTGAAGAATATCAGGGAAAACCTTATACAATGGGAAGTGTAGGCGGAGTAGTATTCTATGATGCTGTGGTGGGTGGTTCTTTAGGAGATATGTATGGAGCAGGGTTACTGTATTCACCGGACGGGCAGGTAATTTATGATGCAAAAGACGGTTTAACAGCCAAGTCAACGGAAATGAAAAAAATAGGAAATGCTTATCCGAAGTGGAGGGCAGGTCTTCAGAATGAATTCAGATACAAAAATATTACAGTGAGCTTCTCATTTGATGGACAGTACAAAGGAATAGCTTATTCCCAGTCACATCACAAAATGTCTGAACAGGGGAAACTTACCCATACCCTTGTGGGAAGAGATAATCCTGGTGGATTAATTGTTGGGCAGGGAGTTATCCAGAATCCTGACGGAACCTTTTCTCCTAACACCAAAGGAGTTTCTGTTTCTTCTTATTACGGAGATTATTACAGAAGAGCAAACGTGGAAACCAATTCCTTCGATACCTCATTCCTTAAGCTGAGAGATGCCAGAATTTCTTATTCTTTCCCCAAATCGATAGTGGAACCTTTAAAACTTACAGATATTACCCTTGCCGTATTCGGAAGAAACCTTTGGATGTGGACAAAGTTCCCGTTGTTTGACCCGGAAGCGGCTACACTGGATGATTCCACCATTACACCGGGTATTGAAATGGGGCAGCTGCCACAGGCCAGAACCATAGGATTTCAGTTAAATGTTAAATTTTAA
- a CDS encoding hypervirulence associated TUDOR domain-containing protein produces METKFKIGDKVSWNSEAGRVSGTIIKIHVKDFDYKGYTHHATEKSPQYEIKSDKTDHIAAHKGSALTKIS; encoded by the coding sequence ATGGAAACAAAGTTCAAAATAGGAGATAAAGTAAGCTGGAATTCAGAAGCAGGAAGAGTATCCGGAACCATTATCAAAATCCATGTAAAAGACTTTGATTACAAAGGATATACTCATCATGCTACAGAAAAGAGTCCGCAATATGAAATAAAAAGTGACAAAACGGATCATATTGCTGCCCACAAAGGTTCTGCGCTTACGAAAATAAGCTAA